The genomic region ATACCGGGAGCAAAGCACGCCGGTGGCGGCCGAGACCTTCAAGAAGCCCGACATTCCCTATGCGCCCACGCCGCAGATCGTGGTCGAGCGCATGCTGGAGGCGGCCAAGCTCGAGCGCGGCGACGTTTTGTACGACCTGGGCTCGGGCGACGGCCGGATCGTCATCAAGGCGGCGCTCAGCTTTGGCGTCAGGGCGGACGGCTTCGAACTCGACCCCAAGCTGGTCGAACAGTCGCGGGCGGCGGCACGGGAAGCCGGGCTGGAGAACAAGGTCACCTTCCTGCGCCGCGACATCCTGACCCTTGACCTGCAGGACGCCGACGTCATCACCTTGTCGCTCAGCCGCGACCTGAACCGCAAGCTGCTGCCCCAGCTGGAAAGGCTGAAGCCCGGCGCACGCATCGTCAGTCACGACTGGGGCCTGGGCGACTATGTGCCCGAGAAGCTGATCCGGTTCGCGCCCGAGGTCGAAGGCGGCCGCGAGCATCTGATCTATGTCTACACCACGCCGCTGAAGACCGCCTCGGCGGCAACGGCCGTGGACCGGCCCGATACCGCCGGCATCAACTTCGTGCCGACGCCCGAGCCGGTCGCCGAGGAAATGCTGGTGATGGCGCGCGTGATGCCGCACGAGACCGTCTACGACCTGGGATCGGGCGATGGCCGTATCCTGATCGCGGCCGCGCGAAAATACGGCGCGAAGGCGGTCGGCTACGAGATCAATCCCAGGCTGGTGGAAGAATCGCGCGAGCGCATCAAGGCGCTGGGCCTCGGCAAGAAGATCGAGGTGCGCGAGGGCAATCTGTTCGAGGCCGATCTGAGCCAGGCCGACGTCGTGACGCTCTATCTGAGCCCGACCATGAATGCCAAGCTGCTGCCCCAGTTCGACCGGATGAAGCCCGGATCGCGCATCGTCAGTCACGATTTCGACATTCCCGGCATCCGCCACCAGACCGTTGTCAAGGTGACGCCGGGCGGTGCATACAAGCGCGAGAGGACTATCTATCTGTGGACCACGCCGCTCGAGCGCGTGAAGAACTAGATCTAGGGAACCAGCCATGAGCGTGATGCAGGCCATCAACCCGGCGAGCGGCGACGTGATCGCCACCTACCAGCAGCACAGTGCCGGCGAGGTAACCCAGATGGCCGACAATGCGGGCCGCGCCTTCACCGGCTGGGCGGCGACCGCCATCGACGATCGCGCCGCGCTGCTGCCGCGCCTCGCGGCCGTGCTGGAGGCCAACAAGGAGCGCTACGCCCGGCTGATGACCGCCGAGATGGGCAAGCCGATCCGGGAAGCACGCGCCGAAATCGAGAAATGCGCCTGGGCCTGCCGCTATTATGCCGAGCACGGTCCGGCCTATCTGGCTGATGACATTGTCCGGACCGATGCGCACAAGGCGTTCGTGGCGTTCCGCCCGCTGGGCGTGGTGCTGGCCGTGATGCCCTGGAACTTTCCGTTCTGGCAGGTGCTGCGCTTCGCCATCCCCAGCCTGCTGGCGGGCAACGCGGCCCTGCTGAAACACGCCTCCAACGTGCCCGGCTCGGCGCTTGCCATCGAGGAGGCGCTGCGCGAGGCGGGCCTGCCGGACGACGTGTTCCAGACATTGATGATTCCCAGCACCATGGTCGAGGGCGTGATCAGGCACGGCGCCGTGCGTGCGGTCACCCTGACCGGCAGCAACGCCGCAGGCCGGGCCATCGCCTCGGTGGCGGGCGAGTGCCTGAAGAAAAGCGTGCTGGAGTTGGGCGGCAGCGATCCATTCGTGGTGCTGGAAGATGCCGATCTGGACAAGGCCGCCGAAGCGGGTGCGGCGAGCCGGCTGTTCAACACCGGCCAGGCCTGCATCGCCGCCAAGCGGTTCATCGTCGTCGACAGCGTCGCCAAGCAGTTCGAGGAAAAGCTGGCCGAGCGCATGCTGGCCCGCAAGATGGGCGACCCCATGGACGAGTCGGTGGCGCTGGGCGCACTGGCCCGCGCCGATCTGCGCGACGAGCTGCACGGCCAGGTCGAGCGCAGCCTGAAGGATGGCGCCCGCAACATCCTGGGCGGCGCCATCCCCAACGAGCCCGGCGCGTTCTATCCCGCCACCATCCTGAACGGCGTCGAGAAGGGCATGCCCGCCTTCGACGAGGAGCTGTTCGGACCGGTCGCGTCGATCATGACTGCCAGGAACGAGGACGATGCGCTGGCGATCGCCAACGACACGCCCTATGGGCTGGGCGCGGCCGTGTTCACCGAGGACCGCAAGCGAGGCGAGCGCATCGCCCGCGACCATTTCGACGCCGGCGTCTGTTTCGTCAACGACTTCGTCAAGTCCGACCCCCGCCTGCCGTTCGGCGGCGTCAAGGAAAGCGGCTATGGCCGCGAGCTCGGCATCTTCGGCATCCGCGAGTTCACCAATATCAAGACGGTGGTGGTGGCTTAGGGCGGCAATCGCTCCACAGGCCATTTTGCCCGTTTACCACCGCATCACGCGGCTCTATCGTGTGTAACCATATGGTAACAGCGTTAGGGAGACGCGGGGATGGCGCAGGCTGATATCGTGATCAGGAACGGGTTGATCGTCGACGGATCGGGCGGCAAGCCGTTCGCGGGCGACGTCGCCATCGCGGATGGCCGGATCCTGGCCGTCGGCAGCTTCGCCGGCGAGGCGAAGCAGACCATCGACGCGGCCGGCAAGGTGATCGCGCCGGGCTTCATCGACATTCACACCCATTACGACCCGCAGCTGTGCTGGGACCGGCTGGCGACGCCGTCGCTGGAGCATGGCTGCACCACCGTGGTGATCGGCAATTGCTCGCTGTCGGTGGCGCCGATCCGCGACAAGGCGGCGGCGCAGAAGCTGGTCTCCATGTTCCGAGTGATCGAGGATATCGGCGACGCCACCTTCGAGGCCGGCGTGCCGTGGTCGTGGGAGAGTTTCCCCGACTATCTCGACCATATCTGCCAGGGCCTGGGCATCAATGTGGGCGCGCTGGTCGGTCATTCCGTGCTGCGGCTCTACGTCATGGGCGACGCGGCGCAGGAGCGGGCGGCCACCGACGCGGAAATCGCCGAGATGGTCCGGTTGCTGAAACAGGCCATGGAGGCCGGCGCCATCGGCCTGTCCACCTCTTATGTGGACGTGGACGAGAACATGAAGCCGGTGCCCAGCCGCTACGCCGACATGCGCGAAAAGCTGGCGCTGGCCCGCGCCATGGTGGAAACCGGCCGCGGCGTGATGCAGACCGTGCCGTTCTTCCTCGATCCGGTGAAACAGATCGAGTGCATCGACGAACTGGCGCAGATTTCCCGCGAGACGGGGATCATGTGCACCTTGGCGCCCATCGTCTACAGCCCCATGGGGACGCTGTGGCAGGATTCGCTCGACCGGCTGACCGCCGTGCGCGAGGGCGGCGCCAACGTCTATGGCCAGTCCATGCCCCGGCCCTTCGACCTGAACATGAGACTGTCGGAGAACTCGTTCCTGCTGTTGTCCATGCCCAGCTGGGCCAAGGCACTGAAAATGGGTCTGAGCGCGCGGCTGGAGTACTTCTCCGACCCGGCCACCCAGGAAATCCTGGTCAAGGAGATGAGCGCGGGCCAGATCATGGCCGCGTTCGGCAATCTGCGGGTGGGCCGCGTCAGCCACCCCGACAACAAGCGGTTCGAGAACCGTCCGCTGGCCGAGGTGGCCAGCGAACTGGGCGTTTCCCTGCCGCGCGCCATGATCGACATCGCCCTGCGCGACGATCTCGACGCCGAGTTCCAGCTGGTCGGCGCCATCCACGGCGACGAGAATTTCGTGGCGAAGATCCTCGACCATCCGGCCTGCCTGGTCGGCGCGTCGGACGCCGGCGCCCACATCGCCCAGTTCTGCGGCGCGGGCGACACCTGCTACATGCTGTCGCGCCATGTCCGCGATCGGGGCGACATGAGTCTGGAGCGCGCCGTCCACCGAATGACCAAGGAAGTGGCCGACGCCTGGGGCATCGGCGACCGGGGCCTGCTGAAGCCGGGCATGGCGGCCGACGTGGTGGTGTTCGATCCCGCTACCATCGACCGGGGCGAGGAGATCTTCGTGCACGATGTGCCGGGCAACGCCAACCGCTATATCCGCCACCCCACCGGGATCGACGCGGTGATCGTCAACGGCGCGTTGACGGTGCGGGACGGCGGCTACACCGCCGCGCGGGCCGGGCTGATCGTCTGAGGGATCAGTCGGCGCCGTCGAGGGCGCGGCGTACGGCTTCCAGCAGGCGCTGGCGCGTATACGGCTTCTGCAGGAAATTCCAGCCCTCGCGCAGCGACAATTCGCGTCCGGCGACGTCGCCGCTGTAACCGCTGGTGTAGATCACCTTGAGCCTGGGGTCCCTTGACTGGAGCCTGGACGCCAGTTCGCGGCCGTTGATGCCCTCGGGCATCACCAGATCGGTGAACAGAAGGGAAAACGGGCGCTCGCGCCGCTCCCAGACCTCCAGCGCCTCCACGCCGCTCGCCGCTTCGTGAACTGCATAGCCCTGCCGCTCGAGCAGCGCCCGCGTGATGACACGCACGCTGATCTCGTCCTCGACCAGCAGGATGTTTTCCGTACCGGCAGCCGTCGGCGCCGGCGCCGGCGCCGCGCTCTCGCCCGGCACCGTGTCCGACGCGGCGAACGGCAGGTAGACATGGAATGTGGTGCCCTTGCCGACCTGGCTTTCAACCGTCACCCATCCGCCGTGCTGGCGGACGATGCCAAACACCGTGGCAAGGCCAAGACCGGTGCCTTTCCCGGCTTCCTTGGTCGTGAAGAACGGATCGAAGATGCGGGTCAGGTTGTCGGGCGCGATACCGATGCCGGTGTCGGCGACGCTGAGGCGGACGTGGCGGCCGGCCACCGCGCCTTCGATGCCGGCGGCATCCTCGGCTGTCACATCGCTGATCCTTGTGGCCACCGTGATCCGGCCGCCCGACGGCATCGCGTCGCGGGCATTGACCACCAGATTGAGCAGCACCTGGTCCAGCATGCCCGCATCGGCCCGTACCGCCAGCGGCGCATCATGGAGTTTCAGGTGCAACCGGACGTCGTCGCCCAGCAACCGGTTCAGCATCCTGCCCAGACTGGTCACCGCGCGGTTGATATCGAGCGACCGCGACTGCAGCACTTGGCGGCGGCTGAAGGCGAGCAACTGGCGAGTAAGGTTGGCGGCCCGTTCCGCCGCGCCGCGGATGTCGTCCAGATAGCCGGAGGCTTCAGCGGGCAGTTCCTCCGCCATGCAGGCCATTTCGGCCTGCATCATGATGGCCGCCAGGATGTTGTTGAAATCGTGCGCGACGCCGCCGGCGAGCCGGCCGATGGCCTCCATCTTCTGGGCCTGGCGAAATTCCTCTTCCAGCTGGCGGCGCTCGGTGATGTCCTCGGCCATCCCGACCATCTGGATGATTTCGCCGGAAGACGTGCGCACCGGAAACGCCCGGTCGTGAATCCACCGCTGGGTGCCGTCCGGACGGCGGATCCGATAGGTCTCGTCGTAGGTCGCGCCGCTGTGCTGTTCGGCCGCCGCGGCGTCGACCCGCTCACGATCATCCTCGTGGACCGCGTCGAGCCACAGGGCCGGCGATTG from Emcibacter sp. SYSU 3D8 harbors:
- a CDS encoding class I SAM-dependent methyltransferase — translated: MTRTLSRGVFVVLVLAAAGFYGWSGWREYREQSTPVAAETFKKPDIPYAPTPQIVVERMLEAAKLERGDVLYDLGSGDGRIVIKAALSFGVRADGFELDPKLVEQSRAAAREAGLENKVTFLRRDILTLDLQDADVITLSLSRDLNRKLLPQLERLKPGARIVSHDWGLGDYVPEKLIRFAPEVEGGREHLIYVYTTPLKTASAATAVDRPDTAGINFVPTPEPVAEEMLVMARVMPHETVYDLGSGDGRILIAAARKYGAKAVGYEINPRLVEESRERIKALGLGKKIEVREGNLFEADLSQADVVTLYLSPTMNAKLLPQFDRMKPGSRIVSHDFDIPGIRHQTVVKVTPGGAYKRERTIYLWTTPLERVKN
- a CDS encoding NAD-dependent succinate-semialdehyde dehydrogenase, whose protein sequence is MQAINPASGDVIATYQQHSAGEVTQMADNAGRAFTGWAATAIDDRAALLPRLAAVLEANKERYARLMTAEMGKPIREARAEIEKCAWACRYYAEHGPAYLADDIVRTDAHKAFVAFRPLGVVLAVMPWNFPFWQVLRFAIPSLLAGNAALLKHASNVPGSALAIEEALREAGLPDDVFQTLMIPSTMVEGVIRHGAVRAVTLTGSNAAGRAIASVAGECLKKSVLELGGSDPFVVLEDADLDKAAEAGAASRLFNTGQACIAAKRFIVVDSVAKQFEEKLAERMLARKMGDPMDESVALGALARADLRDELHGQVERSLKDGARNILGGAIPNEPGAFYPATILNGVEKGMPAFDEELFGPVASIMTARNEDDALAIANDTPYGLGAAVFTEDRKRGERIARDHFDAGVCFVNDFVKSDPRLPFGGVKESGYGRELGIFGIREFTNIKTVVVA
- a CDS encoding amidohydrolase family protein — encoded protein: MAQADIVIRNGLIVDGSGGKPFAGDVAIADGRILAVGSFAGEAKQTIDAAGKVIAPGFIDIHTHYDPQLCWDRLATPSLEHGCTTVVIGNCSLSVAPIRDKAAAQKLVSMFRVIEDIGDATFEAGVPWSWESFPDYLDHICQGLGINVGALVGHSVLRLYVMGDAAQERAATDAEIAEMVRLLKQAMEAGAIGLSTSYVDVDENMKPVPSRYADMREKLALARAMVETGRGVMQTVPFFLDPVKQIECIDELAQISRETGIMCTLAPIVYSPMGTLWQDSLDRLTAVREGGANVYGQSMPRPFDLNMRLSENSFLLLSMPSWAKALKMGLSARLEYFSDPATQEILVKEMSAGQIMAAFGNLRVGRVSHPDNKRFENRPLAEVASELGVSLPRAMIDIALRDDLDAEFQLVGAIHGDENFVAKILDHPACLVGASDAGAHIAQFCGAGDTCYMLSRHVRDRGDMSLERAVHRMTKEVADAWGIGDRGLLKPGMAADVVVFDPATIDRGEEIFVHDVPGNANRYIRHPTGIDAVIVNGALTVRDGGYTAARAGLIV
- a CDS encoding response regulator yields the protein MTTILVVDDKEDNLYYLKALLEGVGYDVVAARHGAEALVLARQSLPDIVVSDLLMPVMDGYTLLRHWKADPRLSAVPFIVYTATYTEADDETLAMDLGADAFIMKPAEPEDFIATLRQVESGPARSGTPRPKEPKADEDSILKLYSKTLIRKLEEKSLQLEQTNRTLETDIAERKAVEASLRESEQRFRLVAETIDEVFWITDPPKSRMIYVSPAFERIWGRPCEDLYQSPALWLDAVHEDDRERVDAAAAEQHSGATYDETYRIRRPDGTQRWIHDRAFPVRTSSGEIIQMVGMAEDITERRQLEEEFRQAQKMEAIGRLAGGVAHDFNNILAAIMMQAEMACMAEELPAEASGYLDDIRGAAERAANLTRQLLAFSRRQVLQSRSLDINRAVTSLGRMLNRLLGDDVRLHLKLHDAPLAVRADAGMLDQVLLNLVVNARDAMPSGGRITVATRISDVTAEDAAGIEGAVAGRHVRLSVADTGIGIAPDNLTRIFDPFFTTKEAGKGTGLGLATVFGIVRQHGGWVTVESQVGKGTTFHVYLPFAASDTVPGESAAPAPAPTAAGTENILLVEDEISVRVITRALLERQGYAVHEAASGVEALEVWERRERPFSLLFTDLVMPEGINGRELASRLQSRDPRLKVIYTSGYSGDVAGRELSLREGWNFLQKPYTRQRLLEAVRRALDGAD